In Arachis stenosperma cultivar V10309 chromosome 1, arast.V10309.gnm1.PFL2, whole genome shotgun sequence, one DNA window encodes the following:
- the LOC130932621 gene encoding uncharacterized protein LOC130932621, whose amino-acid sequence MLRCSCTTKTPIFFFLFLIFHFQILFYQAHSWIKAGYWFYGSEFPVSNIETSLYTHLLCAFADVNASTYELSIPSDAAASFPSFTATVKHTNPSLSTLLSIGGGTADPTVLSSMVSNASSRKSFIHSSITLARTYGFQGLDLSWVSANTTNDLKNMGLLFQEWREAAKSEAINSTNNNNQELILTAAVPYQPGSDFGSYPVESISDNLNWINVLDYDYYTPQSTNFTGAHSALYDPSSDVNTDTGIKRWIDSGVSASKLVLSLPFYGYAWKLRNQRENGIGAAATGPAITKEGDMTYKDIKDYVQRYEATVLYNATYVVNYFSVGSNWIGFDDVNAVKTKVSYAKEKKLGGYVVWQVPYDDDKWQLSSAAAQQVVGGREHHNWRLPVVITLTSAVCIILLGFIIYYIRRRLVKPKGIIIAARDAGHFPDCVPDVQVFSLCDIDLATNRFSIENKLGQGGYGPVYKGILPDGREIAVKKLSKTSSQGFEEFKNEVTLTARLQHVNLVRLLGFYIDREEQMLVYEYMPNKSLDYYLFDPIRRLLLDWSKRVAIIEGVTQGLLYLQEYSRLTIIHRDIKASNILLDGEMKPKISDFGMARIFSKDEQEANTAKIVGTYGYVSPEYLKKGLYSVKSDVYSFGVLLLQIIGGKVTRYYGEHENLTLMEYAYDLWKEGRGIEFADPFLDDTASGCKILRCIQIGLLCVQEDANDRPSVLEISSMLRSETVLATPKKPAFSRENDMQEHGEIVMKQEHYSVNEATMSQTVNFHKNSELRLNQISKNKLAQEIVHMCVTKLMLNFYLDEEILDVDLNHNFSHTTLPLVMASTSMLSCFFLLIFLPLTLRYHTVAHTASSSTWVKAGYYYSASEISASDIKSTLFTHLLCAFSFINSTNYNIFINASELHKFSAFTQTVKFQNPTVSTLLSIWAGGRDNTFLFSMLNQSSYRKSFIHSSITTARSHGFQGIELNGASPVPASELADFGKLLEEWRAAITSEARNSSKPELLLVMAGYYLRASDSTSYPFDSMQRNLDWVHFLAYDYYVPTKNNITGFHAALYGPTNWDNTDSGIKEWRRRGFSSNKLVIGLPYHGYAWTLVNQGENCIAAPASGPAITRDGSMGYKLIKSFLRSFGSNGVVSRFNNTFVVDEFTVAATIWVDFDDVDSIRAKVSYAKEKGLLGYSVFQLANDDNWVLSKAAQEVDEDHHKRRLLIIVLLSTVTVIILLGIVFCYCHSGTAATITKALYKIRKCLSGAEQDHVEGNGSDLTAFSYLTIKMATNNFSRDNKLGEGGFGTVYKGKLRKGQEIAVKRLSESSNQGLEEFKNEIALTARLQHVNLVRLLGYCTKRDEKILIYEYLPNKSLDHFLFDPRKSILLDWSKRANIIEGVTQGLLYLQEYSNFTIIHRDLKASNILLDHNMNPKISDFGMARIFRKYDLEANTSRIVGTYGYVPPEYVRKGIYSTKYDVYSFGVLLLQIISGKRTSCYYGPHENMNLLEYAYELWMEGRGVEFLDPSLDDTTSACKLMRCMQVALLCVQENSADRPSMLEVDSILKNETAAIGSPKMPGFSVKKHEDDEKERSIKYVSINDVTISQMIPR is encoded by the exons ATGCTGCGGTGTTCTTGTACCACAAAAACTcccatcttcttcttcctctttctcatCTTCCACTTTCAGATTCTCTTCTACCAAGCACACTCTTGGATAAAAGCTGGTTACTGGTTTTATGGTTCTGAATTTCCCGTTTCTAACATAGAAACTTCTCTCTACACTCACCTCCTATGCGCTTTTGCTGATGTCAACGCTTCAACCTATGAACTTTCCATCCCTTCCGATGCTGCAGCATCATTTCCTTCTTTCACAGCCACTGTCAAGCACACCAATCCATCTCTCTCTACACTTCTTTCCATCGGTGGTGGTACTGCTGACCCCACTGTCTTATCTTCCATGGTAAGCAATGCTTCTTCAAGAAAATCATTCATTCACTCTTCAATAACACTCGCTAGAACCTATGGCTTCCAAGGCCTTGATCTTTCATGGGTTTCTGCTAACACTACCAATGACTTGAAAAACATGGGACTGCTCTTTCAAGAGTGGAGAGAAGCTGCAAAATCTGAGGCAATAAACTCCACCAACAATAATAATCAAGAACTGATTTTAACTGCGGCTGTTCCATATCAACCAGGTTCTGATTTTGGTTCTTACCCTGTGGAGTCTATTAGTGATAACTTGAATTGGATAAATGTTTTGGATTATGATTACTACACACCTCAATCAACAAATTTCACTGGAGCTCATTCAGCCTTGTATGATCCTTCTAGTGATGTCAACACAGACACCGGAATCAAGCGATGGATAGATAGTGGGGTATCTGCTAGTAAGTTGGTTTTGTCGTTACCATTCTATGGATATGCATGGAAGCTTAGGAACCAAAGGGAGAATGGAATAGGTGCAGCAGCAACAGGTCCAGCAATCACAAAAGAAGGAGACATGACCTACAAGGATATCAAGGATTATGTTCAAAGATATGAAGCAACTGTGTTGTATAATGCTACTTACGTGGTCAATTATTTTTCAGTTGGGTCAAATTGGATAGGATTTGATGATGTGAATGCTGTTAAAACCAAGGTGTCTTATGCTAAAGAAAAGAAACTAGGTGGTTATGTTGTATGGCAAGTTCCCTATGATGATGACAAATGGCAGCTTTCTAGTGCTGCAG CTCAACAGGTGGTTGGCGGCAGAGAACACCATAATTGGCGGTTACCGGTGGTGATCACTTTGACAAGTGCTGTATGTATTATTCTGTTGGGTTTCATAATTTACTACATAAGAAGGAGACTAGTAAAACCAAAGG GAATCATAATTGCGGCTAGAGATGCAGGACATTTTCCTGATTGTGTTCCTGATGTGCAAGTCTTTAGCTTATGTGATATTGACTTAGCCACTAATAGATTTTCGATTGAAAACAAGCTTGGTCAGGGTGGCTATGGTCCTGTTTACAAG GGAATATTACCAGATGGCAGGGAAATAGCAGTGAAGAAGTTATCAAAGACTTCATCACAAGGGTTTGAAGAATTCAAGAATGAGGTAACACTCACTGCAAGGCTACAGCACGTGAATCTTGTTCGGTTGTTGGGTTTCTACATTGATAGAGAAGAACAGATGCTGGTGTATGAGTACATGCCAAACAAAAGCCTTGACTACTATCTATTTG ACCCTATCAGGCGGCTTCTTCTGGATTGGAGCAAGCGTGTAGCTATTATTGAGGGTGTTACTCAGGGACTACTTTATCTACAAGAATATTCTAGATTAACAATAATTCATAGAGATATAAAAGCTAGCAACATTCTGTTAGATGGTGAGATGAAACCAAAGATTTCAGATTTTGGTATGGCAAGAATATtctcaaaagatgagcaagaagCAAACACGGCCAAGATTGTTGGAACATA TGGTTACGTATCTCCTGAATACCTTAAAAAAGGCTTGTATTCAGTAAAATCCGATGTGTATAGCTTTGGAGTTCTACTTCTACAGATTATAGGTGGCAAAGTAACAAGATATTATGGCGAGCACGAAAACTTAACCTTGATGGAATAT GCTTATGATTTGTGGAAAGAAGGAAGAGGCATCGAGTTTGCGGATCCTTTTCTTGATGACACAGCTTCAGGCTGCAAAATATTGAGGTGCATACAAATAGGTCTATTATGTGTGCAAGAAGATGCCAATGACAGGCCTTCTGTGTTGGAAATTTCTTCTATGTTAAGAAGTGAAACTGTTCTTGCTACACCAAAGAAGCCAGCGTTTTCAAGAGAAAACGACATGCAGGAGCACGGTGAAATTGTTATGAAGCAAGAACATTATTCGGTTAACGAAGCAACAATGTCTCAGACTGTG AACTTTCACAAAAATTCTGAATTAAGACTTAACCAAATATCCAAGAACAAGCTTGCACAAGAAATTGTCCACATGT GTGTAACAAAATTGATGTTGAATTTTTATTTGGATGAAG AAATACTTGATGTGGACTTGAATCATAACTTTTCACATACAACTTTGCCACTAGTGATGGCTTCAACATCAATGCTTAGTTGCTTCTTCTTACTCATCTTCCTTCCTCTCACTCTCAGATATCACACTGTTGCACACACTGCATCATCATCGACATGGGTCAAAGCTGGTTATTACTATTCTGCCAGTGAAATCTCCGCTTCAGACATCAAATCCACACTCTTCACTCACCTCTTATGCGCTTTTTCTTTCATTAACTCGACCAACTATAACATCTTCATCAACGCTTCTGAACTTCACAAGTTCTCAGCCTTCACCCAAACAGTTAAGTTCCAAAACCCAACCGTTTCAACGCTTCTATCCATCTGGGCTGGTGGCAGAGACAACACTTTCCTTTTCTCAATGCTAAACCAATCTTCTTATAGAAAATCCTTCATTCATTCTTCTATTACAACAGCAAGGTCACATGGTTTTCAAGGCATAGAACTTAATGGAGCATCCCCAGTACCGGCTTCGGAGCTTGCCGATTTCGGGAAACTTCTGGAGGAGTGGCGAGCTGCCATAACTTCTGAGGCAAGAAACTCCAGTAAACCGGAGTTACTGTTAGTGATGGCGGGTTACTACCTTAGAGCTTCAGATTCAACGAGTTACCCTTTTGATTCAATGCAGAGGAACTTGGATTGGGTGCATTTTCTGGCATATGATTACTATGTTCCTACAAAGAACAATATCACGGGTTTTCATGCAGCTTTGTATGGTCCAACTAATTGGGACAACACTGATTCTGGTATCAAAGAATGGAGAAGAAGGGGATTCTCATCTAACAAGCTTGTAATTGGGTTGCCTTATCATGGATATGCATGGACACTTGTGAATCAAGGGGAGAATTGCATCGCGGCACCAGCATCGGGACCTGCCATTACAAGGGATGGTTCCATGGGTTATAAGTTGATAAAGAGTTTTCTTAGAAGCTTCGGGAGTAATGGTGTTGTTTCAAGATTTAATAACACTTTTGTGGTGGATGAGTTCACAGTTGCAGCCACCATTTGGGTTGATTTTGATGATGTGGATTCAATCAGAGCCAAAGTTTCTTATGCCAAGGAAAAGGGACTTCTTGGCTACAGTGTGTTCCAACTTGCCAACGATGACAATTGGGTCCTTTCAAAGGCAG CTCAAGAAGTAGATGAAGATCATCATAAGAGGAGGTTGTTGATAATTGTTCTGCTATCAACAGTAACTGTCATAATTCTGTTGGGAATAGTGTTTTGCTACTGCCACAGTG GAACCGCAGCCACCATTACAAAAGCATTATACAAAATAAGGAAATGTTTATCAGGAGCTGAACAAGATCATGTAGAAGGGAATGGTTCTGACTTGACTGCATTCAGTTATCTCACAATCAAAATGGCAACAAATAACTTCTCAAGAGATAATAAACTTGGAGAGGGTGGATTTGGCACGGTTTATAAG GGAAAATTACGAAAGGGGCAGGAGATAGCTGTGAAACGGCTCTCAGAAAGCTCGAATCAAGGCCTAGAAGAGTTCAAAAATGAAATCGCGCTTACGGCAAGATTACAACATGTGAATTTGGTTAGACTTCTGGGTTACTGCACAAAAAGGGATGAGAAGATTTTAATCTACGAATACCTACCAAACAAAAGCTTAGATCATTTTCTCTTTG ATCCAAGGAAATCAATTCTTTTAGACTGGAGCAAGCGTGCCAACATCATTGAAGGGGTTACTCAAGGCCTTCTTTATCTCCAAGAGTACTCAAATTTCACCATAATCCACCGAGATCTCAAAGCCAGTAATATTTTATTAGACCATAATATGAATCCCAAGATATCAGATTTTGGGATGGCAAGAATTTTCAGGAAATATGACCTTGAAGCAAACACAAGCAGGATTGTTGGGACATA CGGTTATGTACCTCCTGAGTATGTGAGAAAAGGCATATACTCGACGAAGTACGATGTTTATAGCTTTGGAGTTCTTCTGTTGCAAATCATAAGTGGGAAGAGGACTTCATGTTACTATGGACCACATGAAAATATGAACCTGTTGGAATAT GCATATGAGCTGTGGATGGAGGGAAGAGGGGTGGAATTTTTAGACCCTTCATTAGATGATACAACATCAGCATGTAAACTCATGAGATGcatgcaagtagctcttttgtGTGTTCAAGAGAACTCTGCAGATAGACCTTCCATGTTGGAAGTTGATTCAATTCTCAAGAATGAAACTGCAGCTATTGGTAGTCCCAAAATGCCTGGTTTTTCAGTGAAGAAACATGAAGATGATGAGAAAGAAAGATCCATAAAATATGTTTCAATTAATGATGTTACAATTTCTCAAATGATACCAAGATGA
- the LOC130968532 gene encoding uncharacterized protein LOC130968532 produces the protein MDRRKKREKTTVTKPSTVDASSPPKISPSEAFIVTLSSVLGLGLAFYVANSGFSIDLVTDPSRTIFFIWLVELPIVILLYSRYRQNPRQCMYLRAVGRGLLAVPIGALLNCLGAIALGAPVTFQFLPKTVNWSLMMSSFTTVPASCVLGSSWAHWKRIFAQTQPNGSVEYLICLPAHGAVIGGWFGAWPMPLDWERPWQEWPICVSYGAIGGYMVGLVASCVFVLARARSQHVKQT, from the exons ATGGATCGCcggaaaaagagagagaaaacgACGGTAACTAAACCCTCAACGGTAGATGCCTCCTCGCCACCGAAAATCTCACCTTCAGAGGCATTCATCGTCACGCTTTCTTCCGTTTTGGGGTTGGGTTTAGCGTTCTATGTAGCTAATAGTGGCTTCTCTATAGACCTCGTCACTGATCCTTCTCGCACCATCTTCTTCATCTGG CTTGTGGAGCTTCCAATTGTGATCCTTCTCTACAGTCGCTATCGACAGAATCCCCGGCAATGCATG TACCTGCGAGCCGTTGGACGTGGCTTGCTAGCAGTTCCAATAG GGGCGCTACTAAATTGTTTAGGAGCTATTGCTTTGGGGGCACCTGTCACCTTTCA GTTTCTCCCAAAGACTGTAAATTGGTCTCTTATGATGTCATCGTTCACA ACAGTTCCAGCATCATGTGTTCTTGGTTCATCATGGGCTCATTGGAAGCGGATCTTTGCACAAACACA GCCAAATGGATCTGTAGAGTATTTGATTTGTTTGCCAGCTCATGGAGCAGTTATTGGGGGCTGGTTTGGGGCTTGGCCAATGCCACTTGACTGGGAGAGGCCATGGCAG GAATGGCCTATTTGTGTGAGCTATGGAGCAATAGGTGGGTACATGGTGGGATTGGTAGCATCATGTGTCTTTGTTCTTGCTCGTGCTAGATCGCAGCATGTCAAACAAACATGA
- the LOC130968520 gene encoding nod factor hydrolase protein 1-like, producing the protein MINHILLATAVIIFATCHKTTLSSPVKAIYWSENQIFPPSSINTSLFTHVYYAFLFPNNLTYALHVSDATAATLTNFTTTLRAKTPPVKTILSIGGSNSNASLFALIASTAATRASFINSTIQVSRTFGFDGIDLDWEFPRDSNQMNDLGQLFHEWRLAISADAVATRRPPLLLTAAVYFAVDFFLSSTPPHKYPVDSINQNVDWVNVMSYSLRGPWGNVTGAPSGLFDPIQNISVSFGLQSWIQGGVVPEKVVMGLPLYGMTWQLQDPNVHGIGSDATGPGPGLNGAMAYFQVVEFNNQSGAKVAYDVETASVYSYSGSSWVGYDDPLTVTVKVAYAQALCLRGYFFWAAGFDTSDWKISTQASRAWKLA; encoded by the exons ATGATTAACCATATCCTCCTCGCAACAGCAGTTATCATTTTCGCTACTTGTCACAAGACAACACTTTCATCACCAGTAAAAGCAATATATTGGTCCGAGAATCAAATATTCCCACCATCATCCATTAACACTTCACTCTTCACCCACGTCTACTACGCTTTCCTCTTCCCAAACAACCTCACCTATGCCCTCCACGTGTCAGACGCAACCGCCGCAACCCTCACAAACTTCACCACCACACTCCGAGCCAAAACTCCTCCGGTCAAGACCATCCTTTCCATCGGCGGTTCCAATAGCAACGCCTCCCTCTTCGCCCTCATCGCTTCCACCGCCGCCACCCGCGCATCCTTCATCAACTCCACCATCCAAGTTTCCAGAACCTTCGGCTTCGACGGCATCGACCTCGACTGGGAGTTCCCTAGGGACTCCAACCAAATGAACGACCTCGGCCAACTTTTTCATGAATGGCGCCTCGCAATCTCCGCCGACGCCGTCGCCACCCGCCGCCCGCCGCTGCTCCTCACCGCTGCCGTGTACTTCGCGGTGGACTTCTTCCTGTCCTCCACTCCGCCGCACAAGTACCCCGTGGACTCCATCAATCAGAACGTTGACTGGGTCAACGTCATGAGCTACAGCCTTCGCGGCCCCTGGGGCAACGTGACCGGAGCTCCGAGCGGCCTTTTCGACCCGATTCAAAACATAAGCGTTAGTTTCGGGTTGCAGTCGTGGATCCAGGGCGGAGTTGTTCCCGAGAAAGTAGTTATGGGCTTGCCGCTTTATGGGATGACGTGGCAGCTTCAGGATCCGAACGTGCACGGAATTGGTTCTGATGCTACTGGTCCGGGTCCCGGGTTGAACGGTGCAATGGCGTATTTTCAGGTGGTGGAATTTAATAACCAAAGTGGTGCGAAGGTTGCGTATGACGTTGAAACGGCGTCGGTTTATTCATATTCTGGGAGTTCTTGGGTTGGCTATGATGATCCCTTGACGGTTACAGTTAAGGTTGCTTATGCTCAAGCCCTTTGCCTTCGTGGCTATTTTTTTTGGGCTGCTGGCTTTGATACCAGTGACTGGAAAATCTCAACGCAAG CTTCCAGGGCTTGGAAACTTGCATGA
- the LOC130968540 gene encoding uncharacterized protein LOC130968540: MPRPKRKSAPPTRSSDADSSVRPEPKKPRGNQFNRIDQLFESYVNKTLGLIDPEGIEALCNDVNVNHTDVRMLIFAWKMKAEKQGYFSKDEWRRGLKCLGADTRPKLKKAIEGLDKELKVPECFEDFYSYAFQYCLTEEKQRSVDIETICELLNIVLKSEFPNQVNLLVEYLKVQNDYRALNMDQWRSFYRFFKEVDFHDLENYDSSQAWTVIIDNFVEWLKEKEKN, from the exons ATGCCTCGCCCCAAGAGAAAATCGGCCCCACCAACCAGATCTTCTGATGCTGATTCTTCTGTTCGTCCTG AACCAAAGAAGCCAAGGGGAAACCAATTTAATCGGATTGATCAACTCTTTGAATCATACGTGAATAAGACGCTGGGATTGATCGA TCCAGAAGGAATTGAAGCACTTTGTAATGATGTGAATGTGAACCATACAGATGTTAGAATGCTGATATTTGCTTG GAAAATGAAAGCTGAAAAACAAGGTTATTTTTCCAAG GATGAGTGGCGAAGAGGCCTCAAGTGTTTAGGAGCCGACACACgcccaaaattaaaaaaagcaaTTGAAGGACTGGATAAAGAG TTGAAGGTGCCAGAGTGCTTCGAGGACTTCTATTCCTACGCATTTCAATACTGTTTAACAG AAGAGAAGCAAAGGAGTGTAGATATTGAGACCATCTGTGAGCTATTGAACATTGTTCTGAAATCCGAATTCCCCAATCAGGTCAATTTACTAGTTGAGTATCTAAAG GTCCAGAATGACTACAGAGCTCTCAACATGGATCAATGGAGAAGCTTTTACCGGTTTTTTAAAGAG GTAGACTTCCATGACCTTGAAAATTATGACTCAAGTCAAGCTTGGACAGTTATCATCGACAATTTTGTTGAATGgttgaaagaaaaagagaaaaattag
- the LOC130975863 gene encoding 60S ribosomal protein L39, whose product MPSHKTFRIKKKLAKKMRQNRPIPYWIRMRTDNTIRYNAKRRHWRRTKLGF is encoded by the coding sequence ATGCCTTCACACAAGACTTTTAGGATCAAGAAGAAGTTGGCCAAGAAGATGAGGCAGAACAGGCCCATTCCTTACTGGATCCGCATGAGGACGGATAATACAATCAGGTATAATGCGAAGCGCAGGCACTGGCGCCGCACCAAACTAGGGTTCTAA